From a single Phalacrocorax aristotelis chromosome 1, bGulAri2.1, whole genome shotgun sequence genomic region:
- the LOC142063015 gene encoding apovitellenin-1: protein MLQSRALVIALILLLSTTLPEVHSKSVFERDRRDWLVIPDAIAAYIYETVNKMSPRVGQFLVDAAQTPAVVVTRNFLIRETTKLSILAEQLMEKIKNLWYTKVLGY from the exons ATGCTGCAATCCAGAGCATTGGTGATAGCTCTGATTCTGCTCCTTAGCACCACTCTCCCTG AAGTGCACTCAAAGTCCGTGTTTGAGAGAGACCGTCGTGACTGGTTGGTCATCCCTGATGCAATTGCAGCTTACATCTACGAAACTGTGAACAAGATGTCCCCTAGAGTCGGTCAGTTCTTGGTGGATGCTGCCCAGACTCCAGCAGTTGTTGTGACCAG GAACTTCCTCATCAGAGAAACAACTAAACTCAGTATACTGGCTGAACagctgatggaaaaaataaagaacctGTGGTACACAAAAGTCCTAGGCTACTAG